The following proteins are encoded in a genomic region of Thioclava nitratireducens:
- the nagA gene encoding N-acetylglucosamine-6-phosphate deacetylase — MDKLILTGARVFDGPAFHENYAIVLEQGRISALCPIAELPEGEVIEFPGGTLAPGLVDLQVNGGGGVMLDGHATLETISSICAAHADLGATTILPTLITDTRAATQTVLAAGIAAVSRVPGFGGLHLEGPHLDPKRPGCHPPGCIRPMDEEDIETLLEAKTGLPALIVTLSPANATPEQIARLSDAGIVVSLGHSDCSFAEAQEAIAAGARMVTHLFNAMSQLGSREPGLVGAALSQPVSVGLIADGIHVHPETIRLALEAKRQGEVFLVSDAMACAGSDLTEFDLAGRRILRRDGALRLEDGTLAGADLSLPQAVRFMIETVGVSPEQALAMASRIPAEAIGAPVGRIAPGLAGDLVHFDDDWRLTEVWQGGQAKSSTA, encoded by the coding sequence TTGGACAAGTTGATCCTGACGGGCGCGCGCGTTTTCGATGGCCCCGCCTTCCACGAAAACTATGCAATCGTGCTGGAACAGGGTCGAATCTCGGCGCTCTGCCCGATCGCGGAGCTGCCAGAGGGCGAGGTGATCGAGTTTCCGGGAGGCACGCTCGCGCCCGGGCTTGTCGATCTGCAGGTGAACGGCGGCGGCGGCGTGATGCTCGACGGGCACGCGACGCTGGAGACGATCTCCAGCATCTGCGCCGCGCATGCCGATCTTGGCGCGACGACGATCCTGCCGACGCTGATCACCGACACCCGCGCCGCGACCCAGACCGTGCTGGCGGCAGGTATCGCCGCCGTGTCGCGAGTGCCGGGCTTCGGCGGGCTGCATCTGGAGGGCCCGCATCTCGACCCGAAGCGCCCCGGTTGTCACCCGCCGGGCTGCATCCGACCGATGGACGAAGAGGATATCGAGACGCTGCTGGAGGCGAAGACAGGGTTACCCGCGCTGATCGTGACGCTCTCGCCCGCCAACGCGACGCCCGAACAGATCGCGCGCCTCTCCGATGCCGGTATCGTCGTCAGCCTCGGCCATTCCGATTGCAGCTTCGCGGAGGCTCAGGAGGCCATCGCGGCGGGCGCGCGGATGGTCACCCATCTCTTCAATGCGATGAGCCAGCTGGGCTCGCGCGAACCCGGCCTCGTCGGCGCGGCGCTGTCGCAGCCGGTCTCCGTGGGGCTGATCGCGGACGGCATCCATGTGCATCCCGAGACGATCCGGCTGGCGCTGGAGGCGAAACGGCAGGGCGAGGTCTTCCTCGTCTCCGACGCGATGGCCTGCGCCGGGTCCGATCTGACCGAGTTTGATCTCGCCGGTCGCCGCATCCTGCGCCGCGACGGGGCGCTGCGGCTGGAGGACGGCACGCTTGCCGGGGCCGATCTGTCGCTGCCGCAGGCGGTGCGCTTCATGATCGAGACGGTTGGCGTATCACCGGAACAGGCGCTTGCGATGGCAAGTCGTATCCCGGCCGAGGCAATCGGCGCGCCGGTTGGCCGGATCGCCCCCGGTCTCGCAGGCGATCTGGTGCATTTCGATGACGATTGGCGCCTGACCGAAGTCTGGCAGGGCGGTCAGGCGAAATCTTCCACCGCATAG